Proteins encoded in a region of the Globicephala melas chromosome 1, mGloMel1.2, whole genome shotgun sequence genome:
- the CFAP107 gene encoding cilia- and flagella-associated protein 107 has protein sequence MQFLTAVSPQSFSTPSWKIEAKYSTRVLTGNWLEERKMFTKATEKTPQTIYRKEYIPFPGHKPDQTSRWYSKRRVEGLPYKHLITHHQEPSHHHLISTYDDHYNRHNYNPSLPRLRTWDRHRSLWLPEKADFPLLAPPTNYGLYEQLKQRWLPSPEATRRESIYTSSYPRPPSGATSQREHAIPGPPHRLQPVPHS, from the exons ATGCAGTTTCTTACTGCAGTAAGTCCACAGTCATTCTCCACTCCGAGCTGGAAGATTGAGGCCAAGTATTCAACCAGAGTGCTCACTGGAAACtggctggaggagaggaagatg TTCACCAAAGCCACTGAGAAAACACCCCAGACCATTTATAGAAAAGAGTATATCCCCTTCCCAGGCCACAAACCGGACCAGACCTCCAGGTGGTACAGCAAGAGGAGAGTTGAG GGGCTCCCGTACAAACACCTGATCACTCACCACCAGGAGCCCTCGCACCACCATCTGATCAGCACGTACGACGACCATTACAACCGGCATAACTATAACCCAAGCTTGCCCCGGCTCCGCACGTGGGATAGACATAGGTCGCTGTGGCTCCCAGAGAAAGCTGACTTCCCCCTTCTCG CTCCCCCTACAAACTACGGACTCTACGAGCAGCTGAAGCAGAGATGGCTCCCATCACCCGAGGCCACCCGGAGGGAGAGCATTTACACTTCTTCCTACCCCAGACCACCTTCTGGTGCTACGTCTCAGCGGGAGCATGCGATTCCGGGGCCTCCCCATCGCCTGCAGCCTGTCCCACACTCCTGA
- the LOC115867182 gene encoding PRAME family member 15-like → MSVQTPPRLLDLAGTSLLRDEASAISAVEDLPTELFPPLFMEAFHGRHIETLKAMVQAWPFVRLPLGDLIDMPHVGPLQAVLEALDVLLAQKVRPRRCKLQVLDLRDTGQTFWSMWSGASTHGCSSSGMVPVAEHRSMTQQPLAPLEVFIELCLKKRTLDNFLTYLIRWVEQRKVSIHLCCKKLKIVSMPMENIMTVLSRVQLDCIQEVQVNCTWHLSTLAAFAPLLGQMGNVQRLFLSPILVSAFEELEQQHVVQITSQFLSLHHLQDLRMESPSFLEGCLDQMLRCLNTPLDNLSITNCRLTDSDLLHLSQCPNICQLKGLDLSGVTLTNFSPELLQVLLEQVAASLQELNLEQCGISDFQLESILPVLSHCSQLRTLSLCGNLLSMTIMEKLLCHTTGMPHLSDEFYPAPQESYSPHGALHLGRLAQLRDELIEIMRNLGCPRTIWLSSSPCPRWGNKTFYQEEPFLYHCYISA, encoded by the exons ATGAGTGTCCAGACCCCACCCAGACTCCTGGACCTGGCGGGAACAAGCCTGCTGAGGGATGAGGCCTCAGCCATTTCTGCTGTGGAAGATCTGCCcactgagctcttcccaccacTGTTCATGGAGGCCTTCCATGGGAGACACATCGAGACCCTGAAGGCCATGGTGCAAGCCTGGCCCTTTGTCCGCCTGCCTCTGGGCGACCTGATAGACATGCCTCATGTGGGGCCCTTACAAGCAGTGCTGGAAGCACTTGATGTCCTACTTGCCCAGAAGGTTCGCCCTAG GAGGTGCAAACTGCAAGTGCTGGATTTACGGGATACTGGCCAGACCTTCTGGAGCATGTGGTCTGGAGCCAGCACTCATGGGTGCTCAAGCTCAGGAATGGTACCAGTGGCTGAGCACAGGTCAATGACACAGCAGCCCTTGGCTCCCTTGGAGGTGTTCATAGAACTTTGTCTGAAGAAAAGGACCCTGGATAATTTCCTCACCTACCTCATCAGGTGGGTGGAGCAGAGAAAAGTTTCCATACACCTGTGCTGTAAGAAGCTGAAGATTGTTTCAATGCCCATGGAAAATATTATGACGGTCCTAAGTAGGGTGCAACTGGACTGTATCCAGGAGGTGCAAGTGAATTGCACCTGGCATCTGTCCACCCTGGCCGCGTTTGCTCCTCTCCTGGGCCAGATGGGTAATGTGCAGAgactctttctctcccccattcTTGTGTCTGCCTTTGAGGAGCTGGAACAGCAGCACGTTGTCCAAATTACCTCTCAGTTCCTCAGCCTGCACCACCTCCAGGATCTCCGTATGGAATCTCCCTCCTTCCTTGAAGGCTGCCTGGACCAGATGCTTAG ATGCCTGAACACCCCCTTGGACAACCTCTCAATAACCAACTGCCGGCTTACAGATTCAGACTTGCTCCATCTGTCTCAGTGCCCAAACATCTGTCAGCTAAAAGGCCTGGATCTGAGTGGTGTCACGCTGACCAACTTTAGTCCTGAGCTCCTCCAAGTTCTCCTGGAGCAAGTTGCAGCCTCCCTCCAGGAACTGAACTTAGAGCAGTGTGGGATCAGTGACTTTCAACTTGAGTCTATCCTGCCTGTCCTGAGCCACTGTTCCCAGCTCAGGACCCTTAGTCTGTGTGGGAACCTCCTCTCTATGACCATCATGGAGAAGCTGCTGTGTCACACCACTGGTATGCCCCATTTAAGTGATGAGTTTTATCCCGCCCCTCAGGAAAGTTACAGCCCTCATGGAGCTCTCCACCTGGGCAGACTTGCCCAGCTTCGGGATGAGCTAATTGAGATTATGAGGAATTTAGGATGTCCCAGGACCATCTGGCTTAGCTCCAGCCCATGTCCTCGCTGGGGCAATAAGACATTCTATCAAGAGGAGCCCTTTCTATACCACTGCTATATCTCTGCCTAG